One Mycolicibacterium pulveris genomic region harbors:
- a CDS encoding YceI family protein: MTDVSEFLSDPASLGEWRLVPDKSTVAVNVKSMWGLMPVKGRFTELSGEAQLTGGPTVFGRMVIKAASLRTGIGKRDRHLHSADFFEAERFPDITVEVNGLTATGADTVDLAAQLTVKDTTKPLPLTAQVAVFNDGTVRLTTKSLVDRQEFGVDGNLLGMIVDTAAISGDVVFRRVS; this comes from the coding sequence ATGACAGACGTTTCGGAGTTCCTCAGCGACCCGGCGTCGCTCGGCGAATGGCGCCTGGTGCCCGACAAGTCCACCGTCGCGGTCAACGTCAAGTCGATGTGGGGGCTGATGCCGGTCAAAGGCCGGTTCACCGAGCTGAGCGGCGAGGCGCAACTCACCGGCGGGCCAACGGTTTTCGGCCGCATGGTGATCAAGGCCGCGTCGCTGCGGACCGGGATCGGCAAGCGCGACAGGCATCTGCACTCGGCCGACTTCTTCGAGGCGGAGAGGTTTCCCGACATCACCGTGGAGGTCAACGGGCTGACGGCGACCGGTGCCGACACCGTCGACTTGGCTGCACAGCTGACGGTCAAGGACACCACCAAACCGCTGCCGCTGACCGCACAGGTCGCGGTGTTCAACGACGGGACGGTGCGGCTCACCACCAAATCCCTGGTGGACCGCCAAGAGTTCGGTGTCGACGGCAACCTGCTGGGGATGATCGTTGACACCGCAGCGATCTCGGGCGATGTCGTGTTCCGTCGCGTGAGCTAG
- a CDS encoding Rv3143 family two-component system response regulator — MVESSRPLRILVYSDNPRVREQVKLALGKRVHPDLPELTYVEVATGPVVIRHMDKGGFDLVILDGEASPAGGMGIAKQLKDEIDDCPPILVLTGREDDAWLAQWSRAEAAVPHPIDPIRLGDAVVSLLRTPVP; from the coding sequence ATGGTCGAGTCATCGCGTCCGTTGCGGATCCTGGTTTACAGCGACAATCCACGGGTCAGGGAACAGGTCAAGCTGGCACTCGGCAAGCGGGTACACCCCGACCTGCCCGAACTGACCTACGTCGAGGTGGCCACCGGCCCGGTGGTGATCCGGCACATGGACAAGGGCGGGTTCGACCTCGTGATCCTGGACGGAGAGGCCTCCCCGGCAGGCGGCATGGGGATCGCCAAACAACTCAAGGACGAGATCGACGACTGCCCACCGATCCTGGTGTTGACGGGCCGCGAGGACGACGCCTGGCTGGCCCAGTGGTCGCGCGCGGAGGCCGCGGTTCCGCACCCGATCGATCCGATCCGTCTGGGCGACGCCGTGGTGTCGCTGCTGCGCACCCCCGTGCCATAG
- a CDS encoding NADH-quinone oxidoreductase subunit A, which yields MDLYTPILVLGAIAAAFAVVSVGIALVVGPRRYNRSKLEAYECGIEPLPPEDLSRHGIGQRFPIKYYLTAMLFIIFDIEIVFLYPWAVAFDSLGLFALVEMLLFMAAVFVAYAYVWRRGGLTWD from the coding sequence ATGGATTTGTACACGCCAATCCTGGTGCTTGGCGCTATTGCGGCTGCGTTCGCGGTCGTCTCGGTAGGCATCGCTTTGGTTGTCGGCCCCCGGCGCTACAACCGGTCGAAGCTCGAGGCCTACGAGTGCGGCATCGAGCCGCTGCCGCCGGAGGACCTGTCGCGCCACGGCATCGGCCAACGGTTTCCGATCAAGTACTACCTGACCGCGATGTTGTTCATCATCTTCGACATCGAGATCGTGTTCCTGTACCCGTGGGCGGTGGCGTTCGACAGCCTGGGGCTGTTTGCGCTGGTAGAGATGCTTCTGTTCATGGCGGCGGTGTTTGTGGCCTACGCCTACGTGTGGCGGCGAGGAGGCCTGACGTGGGACTAG
- a CDS encoding NuoB/complex I 20 kDa subunit family protein, translating into MGLEEKLPSGILLSTVETVAGYIRKGSLWPATFGLACCAIEMMATAGPRFDIARFGMERFSATPRQADLMIVAGRVSQKMAPVLRQIYDQMVEPKWVLAMGVCASSGGMFNNYAIVQGVDHVVPVDIYLPGCPPRPEMLLHAILKLHDKIQEMPLGVNREQAIREAEEAALAVPPTIELKGLLR; encoded by the coding sequence GTGGGACTAGAGGAAAAGCTGCCCTCCGGGATTCTGCTGTCCACCGTCGAGACGGTGGCCGGCTACATCCGCAAGGGCTCGTTGTGGCCTGCGACCTTCGGCCTGGCCTGCTGCGCCATCGAGATGATGGCCACCGCGGGTCCGCGGTTCGACATCGCGCGGTTCGGCATGGAGCGGTTCTCCGCGACGCCGCGCCAGGCCGATCTGATGATCGTCGCAGGTCGGGTCAGCCAGAAGATGGCTCCGGTGCTGCGGCAGATCTACGACCAGATGGTCGAGCCCAAGTGGGTGCTGGCGATGGGGGTGTGCGCCTCGTCGGGCGGAATGTTCAACAATTACGCGATCGTGCAGGGCGTCGACCACGTCGTCCCGGTCGACATCTACCTGCCGGGCTGCCCGCCCCGCCCCGAGATGTTGCTGCACGCGATCCTCAAGCTGCACGACAAGATTCAGGAGATGCCGCTCGGGGTCAACCGCGAGCAAGCGATTCGCGAAGCCGAGGAGGCAGCACTGGCAGTGCCCCCGACCATCGAGCTCAAAGGGTTGTTGCGGTGA
- a CDS encoding NADH-quinone oxidoreductase subunit C: MSENETDTPADEPEIIGVRRGMFGVQDTGDTSGYGRLIQPVELPGGSPRPYGGYFDEVVDKLHAALGADTYAESIERVVVYREQLTLEVFRGKLPVVAQTLRDDPGLRFELCLGVSGVHYPDDAGRELHAFYPLMSITHNRRIHLEVAAPDADPHIPSLFGVYPTVDWHERETYDFFGIIFDGHPSLTRIEMPDDWVGHPQRKDYPLGGIPVEFHGAEIPPPDQRRAYN, encoded by the coding sequence GTGAGCGAGAACGAAACCGACACCCCCGCAGACGAGCCCGAAATCATCGGCGTGCGCCGCGGCATGTTCGGTGTGCAGGACACCGGCGACACGTCCGGCTACGGGCGGCTGATCCAGCCGGTCGAACTGCCGGGCGGTTCACCTCGCCCCTACGGCGGGTATTTCGACGAGGTCGTCGACAAGCTGCACGCCGCGCTCGGCGCGGACACCTACGCCGAGTCGATCGAGCGGGTGGTGGTATATCGCGAGCAACTGACCCTGGAGGTGTTCCGCGGGAAGCTCCCCGTGGTGGCGCAGACGTTGCGTGACGATCCCGGTCTGCGCTTCGAGCTGTGCCTGGGTGTCAGCGGGGTGCACTACCCCGACGACGCCGGCCGCGAACTGCACGCCTTCTACCCGTTGATGTCGATCACGCACAACCGGCGGATCCATCTGGAGGTCGCCGCACCGGACGCCGATCCGCACATCCCATCGCTTTTCGGCGTGTACCCGACCGTGGACTGGCACGAGCGCGAGACCTACGACTTCTTCGGAATCATCTTCGATGGCCATCCGTCGTTGACCCGCATCGAAATGCCCGACGACTGGGTCGGGCATCCGCAACGCAAGGACTACCCGTTGGGCGGCATCCCGGTGGAGTTCCACGGGGCCGAGATCCCGCCGCCCGATCAGCGGAGGGCCTACAACTGA
- the nuoD gene encoding NADH dehydrogenase (quinone) subunit D: MSTSPTPPGQGGADLSGASADGPVVLVGGQDWDQVVQAAREAATHADERIVVNMGPQHPSTHGVLRLILEIEGETVVQARCGIGYLHTGIEKNLEFRNWTQGVTFVTRMDYLSPFFNETAYCLAVEKLLGVTDEIPERASVIRVMMMELNRISSHLVALATGGMELGAMSAMFYGFRERELVLDVFEAVSGLRMNHAYIRPGGVAMDLPDDAIPQIRDLLELMPKRVKDLEDLLNENYIWKARTQGVGYLDLTGCMALGITGPCLRSTGLPHDLRKAQPYCGYENYEFDVITHEGCDSYGRYLIRVNEMHESLKIIEQCLDKLKPGPVMLQDKKLAWPADLKVGPDGLGNSPEHIAHIMGHSMEGLIHHFKLVTEGIRVPPGQVYSAIESPRGELGVHMVSDGGTRPYRVHYRDPSFNNLQAVAAMCEGGMVADLITAVASIDPVMGGVDR; this comes from the coding sequence ATGAGCACATCCCCCACCCCGCCCGGACAGGGCGGTGCTGACCTCTCGGGCGCATCCGCGGACGGACCGGTTGTCCTTGTCGGCGGCCAGGATTGGGACCAGGTCGTGCAGGCCGCCAGGGAGGCGGCGACGCACGCCGACGAACGGATCGTCGTCAACATGGGCCCGCAGCACCCCTCCACGCACGGGGTGTTGCGGCTCATCCTCGAGATCGAGGGCGAGACCGTCGTTCAGGCCCGCTGCGGAATCGGCTACCTGCACACCGGGATCGAGAAGAACCTGGAGTTCCGCAATTGGACGCAAGGGGTCACCTTCGTGACCCGGATGGATTATCTCTCACCGTTTTTCAACGAGACCGCATACTGCCTCGCTGTCGAGAAGCTGCTCGGTGTCACCGACGAGATCCCCGAGCGGGCCAGCGTCATCCGGGTGATGATGATGGAGCTCAACCGGATCTCGTCACATCTGGTCGCGTTGGCCACCGGCGGCATGGAACTCGGCGCGATGAGCGCGATGTTCTACGGCTTCCGTGAACGCGAGTTGGTGCTGGACGTTTTCGAAGCGGTCAGCGGGCTGCGGATGAACCACGCCTACATCCGTCCCGGCGGGGTGGCCATGGACCTTCCGGACGACGCCATCCCCCAGATCCGCGATCTGCTCGAGCTGATGCCGAAGCGGGTGAAGGACCTCGAAGACCTGCTCAACGAGAACTACATCTGGAAAGCCCGCACGCAGGGCGTCGGCTACCTGGATCTGACCGGGTGTATGGCCCTTGGCATCACCGGGCCCTGCCTGCGGTCCACGGGTCTGCCCCACGATCTGCGAAAGGCCCAACCCTATTGCGGTTATGAGAATTACGAATTCGACGTCATCACCCATGAGGGTTGCGACTCCTACGGTCGCTATCTGATCAGGGTCAACGAGATGCACGAGTCGCTGAAGATCATCGAGCAGTGCTTGGACAAGCTCAAGCCGGGCCCGGTGATGTTGCAGGACAAGAAGTTGGCATGGCCGGCCGACCTGAAGGTCGGTCCCGACGGGCTCGGCAACTCGCCTGAGCACATCGCGCACATCATGGGACATTCGATGGAGGGGCTGATCCACCACTTCAAGCTCGTCACCGAGGGCATCCGGGTCCCGCCGGGCCAGGTGTACTCGGCCATCGAGTCGCCCCGCGGCGAGCTCGGCGTGCACATGGTGTCCGACGGCGGCACCCGCCCCTACCGGGTGCACTACCGCGACCCGTCGTTCAACAACCTGCAGGCGGTGGCGGCGATGTGCGAGGGCGGCATGGTGGCCGACTTGATCACCGCGGTGGCATCGATCGATCCGGTGATGGGCGGGGTGGACCGATGA
- the nuoE gene encoding NADH-quinone oxidoreductase subunit NuoE, with protein MSIFFELGQRPDEPGPPISGPTSYPEDVTARLSADAEKIIARYPQPRSALLPLLHLVQSEDGCLTNAGIAFCANQLGLTSAEVTAVATFYTMYRRTPTGDYLVGVCTNTLCAIMGGDAILDSLQDHLGISTGDTTDDGRVTLEHIECNAACDYAPVVMVNWEFFDNQTPATARDLVDGLRVGNPPEPTRGAPLCTFRETARTLAGLPDPRSGGDRVGDATLVGLRVARERGMSAPDPDAAAGSDDGAPDDQTVATEATKDASAPGPSATVPPEPNTAETNPDATDSHI; from the coding sequence ATGAGCATCTTCTTCGAGCTTGGTCAGCGACCCGATGAACCGGGCCCACCGATAAGCGGACCCACGTCATATCCGGAGGACGTCACCGCCCGGCTTTCCGCTGACGCCGAGAAGATCATCGCGCGCTATCCGCAACCGCGCTCGGCCCTCTTGCCGCTGCTGCACCTCGTGCAGTCCGAGGACGGCTGCCTGACCAACGCGGGTATCGCGTTCTGTGCCAATCAGTTAGGGCTGACCAGCGCCGAAGTCACCGCGGTGGCCACGTTTTACACGATGTACCGACGCACCCCGACCGGCGACTATCTGGTCGGGGTGTGCACCAACACGTTGTGCGCGATCATGGGCGGCGACGCGATTCTGGACAGTCTTCAGGACCACCTTGGCATTTCCACGGGTGACACCACCGACGACGGCCGCGTCACGCTGGAGCACATCGAGTGCAACGCCGCATGCGACTACGCGCCGGTCGTGATGGTCAACTGGGAGTTCTTCGACAACCAGACGCCCGCCACAGCGCGGGACCTGGTCGACGGGTTACGCGTCGGCAACCCGCCGGAGCCCACCCGCGGTGCGCCGCTGTGCACGTTCCGTGAAACGGCGCGCACGCTGGCGGGGCTCCCCGATCCGCGCTCCGGCGGCGACCGGGTCGGTGACGCCACGCTCGTCGGCCTGCGGGTGGCACGTGAACGCGGCATGAGCGCTCCCGACCCGGACGCCGCAGCTGGATCCGACGACGGCGCGCCCGACGACCAGACGGTGGCGACGGAGGCGACGAAGGACGCCTCGGCGCCGGGGCCGTCAGCCACCGTCCCACCCGAGCCGAACACCGCTGAAACCAACCCAGACGCAACGGATTCGCATATATGA
- the nuoF gene encoding NADH-quinone oxidoreductase subunit NuoF: MTALTPVLSRFWDEPEPWSMDTYRRHGGYRALEKALAMSPDDVIALVKDSGLRGRGGAGFPTGTKWSFIPQDDTGAGAKPHYLVVNADESEPGTCKDIPLMLTTPHFLIEGAIIASYAIRAHHAFIYLRGEVAPVLRRLNAAVAEAYETGFLGDNVAGSGFSLELIVHAGAGAYICGEETALLDSLEGRRGQPRLRPPFPAVAGLYSCPTVVNNVESIASVPPIVLNGVDWFRSMGTEKSPGFTLYSLSGHVAKPGQYEAPLGITLRELLEYAGGIRGGHKLKFWTPGGSSTPLLTDEHLDVPLDYEGMTGAGTMLGTKALQIFDETTCVVRAVRRWSDFYAHESCGKCTPCREGTYWYIQIFERLETGRGTAADLDKLLDISDNIFGRAFCALGDGATAPVVSSIQYFRDEYLAHLDGGCPFDPHASTLMATEGAGA; encoded by the coding sequence ATGACCGCACTGACCCCCGTACTGAGCAGGTTCTGGGACGAACCGGAGCCATGGTCAATGGACACCTACCGGCGGCACGGTGGATACCGCGCCCTCGAGAAGGCGTTGGCCATGTCCCCCGACGACGTCATCGCGCTCGTGAAGGATTCCGGCCTGCGGGGCCGCGGCGGTGCGGGCTTCCCGACCGGCACGAAATGGTCGTTCATCCCGCAGGACGACACCGGAGCGGGCGCTAAGCCGCACTACCTCGTCGTCAACGCCGACGAGTCGGAACCCGGTACCTGTAAAGACATTCCGCTGATGCTGACGACACCGCACTTCTTGATAGAAGGCGCGATCATCGCCTCGTATGCCATCCGGGCACATCACGCGTTCATCTATCTGCGCGGCGAAGTGGCCCCGGTGCTGCGACGGCTCAACGCCGCGGTGGCCGAGGCGTATGAGACCGGCTTCCTCGGGGACAACGTCGCGGGCTCCGGGTTCAGCCTGGAGCTGATCGTGCACGCAGGCGCGGGCGCCTACATCTGCGGCGAGGAGACCGCGCTGTTGGACTCGTTGGAAGGTCGACGCGGACAGCCCCGACTGCGTCCGCCGTTTCCGGCCGTCGCCGGGCTGTACTCCTGTCCGACGGTGGTCAACAACGTCGAGTCGATCGCCAGCGTGCCACCGATCGTGCTCAACGGGGTGGACTGGTTCCGGTCGATGGGCACGGAGAAATCTCCTGGCTTCACGCTGTATTCGCTGTCCGGGCATGTCGCCAAACCCGGACAGTACGAGGCGCCGCTCGGCATCACCTTGCGTGAGCTTCTCGAGTACGCCGGCGGTATCCGCGGCGGCCACAAGCTGAAGTTCTGGACGCCGGGCGGTTCGTCCACGCCCTTGTTGACCGATGAGCACCTCGACGTGCCACTGGATTACGAAGGCATGACGGGCGCCGGAACCATGCTCGGCACCAAGGCGCTGCAGATCTTCGATGAAACAACCTGCGTGGTGCGGGCCGTTCGTCGCTGGAGCGACTTCTACGCGCATGAATCGTGCGGTAAGTGCACCCCGTGCCGCGAGGGCACCTATTGGTACATCCAGATCTTCGAGCGCCTCGAGACAGGTCGCGGTACGGCCGCCGACCTTGACAAGCTTCTCGACATCTCCGACAACATCTTCGGTCGCGCGTTCTGCGCGTTGGGCGACGGGGCGACGGCACCGGTGGTGTCCTCGATCCAGTATTTCCGCGACGAGTACCTCGCTCATCTGGACGGCGGCTGCCCGTTCGACCCGCACGCCTCGACGTTGATGGCCACCGAAGGGGCGGGAGCATGA
- a CDS encoding NADH-quinone oxidoreductase subunit G, whose product MVTLTIDDVEVSVPKGTLVIRAAELIGVEIPRFCDHPLLDPVGACRQCLVEVEGQRKPMASCTITCTPDMVVRTQFTSEVADKAQEGIMEFLLINHPLDCPVCDKGGECPLQNQAMSAGRPETRFEDVKRTFPKPINVSSQVLLDRERCIMCARCTRFSEQIAGDPFIDLLERGAQQQVGIAPGEPFESYFSGNTVQICPVGALTGAAYRFRARPFDLVSSPSVCEHCASGCAQRTDHRRGKVMRRLAGDDPQVNEEWNCDKGRWAFTYATQGDRITSPLIRGEDGELRPASWAESLAVAGARLAKANGRTGLLVGGRVSVEDAYAYAKFARIALDTNDIDFRARPHSAEETDFLASHVAGHPMTVTYTDLENAPAVLLVGFEPEEESPIVFLRLRKAARKKGLQVIGVAPLATRALTKLRGRLVRTAPGGEAAALDGLVDDEQLKRPGAIILAGERLATSPGALSAVGRLAAQTGARLAWVPRRAGERGAAEAGALPNLLPGGRPVDDATARAQTAAAWHVDELPSTPGRDTSAILEAARSGDLDALLVGGVELADLPDPDAALAALEAAPFVVSLELRESAVTAVADVVFPVAPVVERGGSYMNWEGRLRPFEPSLETNAIPDSRVLNYLADELGVSLNMADPGIGRDEMIRLGVWEGPRPAAPQVPAAAPTVPGPGQAVLASWRLLLDAGRLQDGEPHLAGTARDPIARLSAATAAEIGAAEGDSVTVRTDRGAITLPLVITDMDDRVVWLPLNSPGSAVHQSLGVTAGAVVSIERAEQ is encoded by the coding sequence ATGGTGACCCTCACCATCGACGACGTCGAGGTCAGCGTTCCTAAGGGCACCTTGGTGATTCGGGCCGCCGAGTTGATCGGCGTCGAGATTCCACGGTTCTGCGACCACCCGCTTCTTGACCCCGTCGGTGCGTGCAGGCAATGCCTGGTCGAGGTCGAAGGGCAGCGAAAGCCGATGGCGTCGTGCACGATCACGTGCACACCCGACATGGTGGTCCGCACCCAGTTCACCTCCGAGGTCGCCGACAAGGCGCAGGAGGGGATCATGGAGTTCCTGCTGATCAACCATCCCCTGGACTGCCCGGTGTGCGACAAGGGCGGCGAATGCCCGCTGCAGAACCAGGCCATGTCGGCCGGCCGCCCGGAAACCCGGTTCGAGGACGTCAAGCGGACCTTCCCCAAGCCGATCAACGTCTCCTCGCAGGTGCTGTTGGACCGTGAGCGCTGCATCATGTGCGCTCGCTGCACCCGGTTCTCCGAACAGATCGCCGGTGACCCGTTCATCGATCTGCTGGAACGCGGTGCACAGCAACAGGTCGGCATCGCACCGGGCGAACCGTTCGAATCGTATTTCTCCGGAAACACCGTCCAGATCTGCCCGGTCGGCGCGCTCACCGGCGCGGCGTACCGGTTCCGGGCCCGGCCGTTCGACCTGGTGTCCAGCCCCAGCGTGTGCGAGCACTGCGCGTCCGGATGTGCCCAGCGCACCGATCACCGGCGCGGAAAAGTGATGCGCCGCTTGGCCGGAGACGATCCACAGGTCAACGAGGAATGGAACTGCGACAAGGGGCGCTGGGCATTCACCTACGCCACCCAGGGTGATCGCATCACCAGCCCCTTGATCCGCGGCGAGGACGGCGAGCTACGGCCGGCGTCCTGGGCGGAGTCGCTCGCGGTGGCCGGTGCGCGCCTGGCGAAGGCCAACGGCCGCACGGGCCTGCTCGTGGGCGGAAGGGTGTCGGTGGAGGACGCCTACGCCTACGCCAAGTTCGCCCGGATCGCGCTGGACACCAACGACATCGACTTCCGCGCCCGCCCGCACAGCGCTGAGGAAACCGATTTCCTCGCCAGCCACGTCGCCGGCCATCCGATGACGGTCACCTACACCGACCTGGAGAACGCGCCCGCGGTGCTGCTCGTCGGGTTCGAACCCGAAGAGGAATCGCCGATCGTCTTCCTGCGGCTGCGCAAGGCCGCCCGCAAGAAGGGGCTGCAGGTGATCGGCGTCGCCCCGTTAGCCACCCGCGCCCTGACCAAGCTGCGCGGACGTCTCGTCAGGACGGCGCCGGGCGGCGAGGCCGCCGCGCTTGACGGGCTGGTCGACGACGAACAGCTGAAGCGGCCGGGAGCGATCATCCTCGCCGGCGAACGACTGGCCACCTCGCCCGGAGCCCTTTCCGCCGTAGGCAGATTGGCGGCACAGACCGGTGCCCGCCTGGCGTGGGTACCGCGACGCGCCGGCGAGCGGGGCGCCGCCGAGGCCGGTGCGCTGCCGAACCTGTTGCCCGGTGGCCGGCCGGTCGACGATGCGACCGCGCGTGCGCAGACCGCCGCGGCGTGGCATGTCGACGAGCTACCCAGCACACCGGGCCGTGACACCTCGGCGATTCTGGAAGCCGCCCGCAGCGGAGACTTGGACGCCCTGCTGGTCGGCGGTGTGGAACTCGCCGACCTGCCCGATCCCGACGCCGCACTGGCCGCGCTCGAAGCCGCCCCGTTCGTGGTGAGCCTCGAGCTTCGGGAAAGCGCGGTCACCGCGGTCGCCGATGTGGTCTTCCCCGTCGCACCCGTGGTGGAAAGGGGCGGCTCGTACATGAACTGGGAGGGACGGCTCCGCCCGTTCGAGCCCTCGTTGGAGACCAACGCCATTCCCGATTCTCGGGTGCTGAACTATCTGGCCGACGAACTCGGGGTCTCGTTGAACATGGCCGACCCGGGGATCGGCCGCGACGAGATGATCCGGTTGGGGGTCTGGGAGGGACCGCGACCCGCCGCACCGCAGGTGCCGGCCGCGGCGCCGACCGTGCCGGGCCCGGGTCAGGCGGTGCTGGCGAGCTGGCGTCTGCTGCTGGACGCGGGACGCCTGCAGGACGGCGAACCGCACCTGGCGGGTACCGCGCGTGACCCGATCGCGCGGCTCTCGGCGGCGACAGCCGCCGAGATCGGGGCCGCCGAAGGTGATTCGGTGACGGTTCGTACCGATCGCGGAGCCATCACGCTGCCACTGGTGATCACCGACATGGACGATCGCGTGGTCTGGCTGCCGTTGAACTCTCCGGGCTCCGCGGTACACCAGAGCCTGGGAGTGACGGCGGGAGCCGTGGTTTCGATAGAACGGGCAGAACAATGA
- the nuoH gene encoding NADH-quinone oxidoreductase subunit NuoH: protein MIHPDPTLFGHDPLWLIIGKAVAIFAFLMLTVLAAILIERKLLGRMQMRFGPNRVGPGGLLQSLVDGVKLALKEGLIPAGADKFIYLAAPVIAAIPAFIAFAVIPMGGEVSIFGHRTALQLTDMPVAVLYILAATSIGVYGIVLAGWASGSTYPLLGGLRSTAQVISYEIAMGLSFVAVFIYAGTMSTSGIIAAQDGTWFIFLLLPSFVIYVTSMVGETNRAPFDLPEAEGELVGGFHTEYSSIKFAMFMLAEYVNMTTVSALATTLFLGGWHAPWPINMWDGANTGWWPLLWFTLKVWGFLFLYFWLRATLPRMRYDQFMAMGWKVLIPISLAWIMIVAVARGLRNQGVDEMATVLFSAGAIIALLILIALWRSARGKETRKPPRQKLDPEVFPTPPLPTATKERADA from the coding sequence ATGATCCATCCGGATCCGACGCTGTTCGGGCATGACCCGTTGTGGCTGATCATCGGGAAGGCGGTCGCGATCTTCGCGTTCCTGATGTTGACCGTCCTCGCGGCGATCCTCATCGAACGTAAGCTGTTGGGCCGCATGCAGATGCGGTTCGGCCCGAACCGAGTCGGGCCAGGCGGGCTCCTGCAGTCGCTGGTCGACGGCGTCAAGCTGGCGCTCAAAGAGGGCCTGATCCCCGCCGGCGCCGACAAGTTCATCTACCTGGCGGCGCCGGTGATCGCAGCGATCCCGGCGTTCATCGCGTTCGCGGTGATCCCGATGGGCGGCGAGGTGTCGATATTCGGGCACCGCACCGCGCTTCAGCTCACGGACATGCCCGTCGCGGTGCTCTACATCCTCGCCGCCACCTCGATCGGCGTGTACGGGATCGTGTTGGCCGGCTGGGCATCCGGTTCCACTTACCCGTTGCTGGGCGGGCTGCGTTCCACCGCACAGGTGATCTCGTACGAGATCGCGATGGGGCTGTCTTTCGTCGCGGTGTTCATCTACGCCGGCACGATGTCGACGTCGGGCATCATTGCCGCCCAGGACGGAACCTGGTTCATCTTCCTGCTGCTGCCGTCGTTCGTCATCTACGTGACGTCGATGGTCGGGGAGACCAACCGGGCGCCCTTCGACCTGCCCGAGGCCGAAGGTGAACTGGTCGGCGGATTCCACACCGAGTACTCGTCGATCAAGTTCGCGATGTTCATGCTCGCCGAGTACGTCAACATGACGACCGTGTCGGCGCTGGCCACCACGCTGTTCCTCGGCGGCTGGCACGCCCCGTGGCCGATCAACATGTGGGACGGCGCCAACACCGGTTGGTGGCCGCTGCTGTGGTTCACCCTCAAGGTGTGGGGCTTCTTGTTCCTGTACTTCTGGCTACGCGCCACGCTGCCGCGGATGCGTTACGACCAGTTCATGGCGATGGGCTGGAAGGTGCTGATCCCCATCTCGCTGGCATGGATCATGATCGTCGCCGTCGCCCGCGGTCTGCGCAACCAGGGTGTCGACGAGATGGCGACAGTGCTGTTCTCCGCGGGCGCGATCATCGCCCTGCTGATCCTCATCGCGCTGTGGCGATCTGCCCGAGGCAAGGAAACTCGCAAACCGCCCAGGCAGAAGCTGGATCCGGAAGTCTTCCCCACCCCGCCGCTGCCGACCGCAACCAAGGAGCGAGCCGATGCGTAA
- the nuoI gene encoding NADH-quinone oxidoreductase subunit NuoI, which translates to MRKFFEAIAGFAVTFGTMFKKPITQEYPEKPGRVAPRYHGRHQLNRYPDGLEKCIGCELCAWACPADAIYVEGADNTDEERYSPGERYGRVYQINYLRCIGCGYCVEACPTRALTMTNDYEMADDNRTDLILGKDKLLAPLEPGMLPPPHPMAEGSTDEDYYLGNIKPITEDIR; encoded by the coding sequence ATGCGTAAGTTCTTCGAGGCGATAGCGGGTTTCGCGGTCACGTTCGGGACCATGTTCAAAAAGCCCATCACCCAGGAGTATCCGGAGAAGCCGGGCCGAGTCGCACCCCGCTATCACGGCCGACACCAACTCAACCGCTACCCCGACGGGCTGGAGAAGTGCATCGGTTGCGAGCTGTGCGCATGGGCATGTCCGGCCGACGCCATCTACGTCGAGGGCGCCGACAACACCGACGAGGAACGGTACTCGCCGGGCGAACGTTACGGCCGCGTCTACCAGATCAACTACCTGCGCTGCATCGGTTGCGGCTACTGCGTCGAGGCCTGCCCGACCCGCGCGCTGACGATGACCAACGACTACGAGATGGCCGACGACAACCGCACCGACCTGATCCTCGGCAAGGACAAGCTGCTGGCCCCACTCGAGCCGGGGATGCTGCCGCCGCCGCACCCGATGGCCGAGGGCAGCACCGATGAGGACTACTACCTCGGGAACATCAAGCCCATCACCGAGGACATCCGATGA